The Desmonostoc muscorum LEGE 12446 genome includes a region encoding these proteins:
- a CDS encoding GAF domain-containing sensor histidine kinase encodes MSKTSDDEAFLHNQTWQRERQIIARLSSLNYRTGELGSYLHNIACGVSELIRVDWTVVTFCQEGFETVLASSLEMAEDAPRVYALHGRLIATVLQIGRTLAVKDAVANPEYGKPASGYRAYLGIPLQTSEGQVFGTICSFHRQPREFSGDEIQIVELFAERAATAIDHYHLYQQQCQFNHILEAEVEKRTTELRAAQAKLVEQERLAAIGEFAAIIVHEIRNPLTTMIMGLKYFRKTILTESAQERLALALSEASRLERLLSEILLYAKPQVLQLCELDVNEFIGELLVPIRQMPKAVERQIEFIPASPTVKILGDKDKLKQVFINIVRNACEAVAPGDIIKWTIDFSRTGKICINVLNGGEPIPSEVIDKLATPFFSTKPCGTGLGLAITKRIVNAHNGELLISSDLLTGTTVSVQLPVVNNQNF; translated from the coding sequence ATGAGCAAAACCAGTGATGACGAAGCTTTTTTGCACAACCAAACTTGGCAGCGTGAGCGACAAATCATAGCACGTTTGTCTTCTTTGAACTATCGAACTGGTGAACTGGGAAGCTATTTGCACAACATTGCCTGTGGAGTCAGCGAATTAATTAGAGTAGATTGGACAGTTGTTACTTTTTGCCAAGAGGGGTTTGAAACTGTTCTCGCAAGTAGTTTGGAAATGGCGGAAGATGCGCCCCGTGTTTACGCTTTGCATGGTCGATTAATTGCTACAGTTTTGCAGATTGGGCGGACATTAGCAGTTAAAGATGCTGTGGCTAATCCAGAGTACGGCAAACCGGCCTCTGGTTATCGAGCATATCTGGGGATACCGCTGCAAACTTCAGAGGGTCAAGTATTTGGTACTATTTGTTCTTTTCATCGCCAGCCACGGGAGTTTTCTGGTGATGAAATCCAAATTGTGGAGTTATTTGCAGAAAGAGCAGCGACTGCGATCGACCACTATCATCTATATCAGCAACAGTGTCAATTTAATCATATTCTGGAAGCTGAAGTAGAAAAACGCACGACAGAATTACGAGCAGCCCAAGCCAAACTTGTAGAACAAGAACGACTAGCAGCTATTGGTGAATTTGCTGCTATTATTGTCCATGAAATTCGTAATCCTTTGACTACAATGATCATGGGATTAAAGTATTTCCGAAAAACGATTCTCACTGAATCTGCTCAAGAACGATTAGCGTTAGCACTCAGTGAAGCTAGTCGTCTAGAACGTTTATTGAGTGAAATTTTACTCTACGCTAAACCCCAAGTTTTGCAACTTTGTGAATTGGACGTAAATGAATTCATTGGTGAGTTACTTGTACCTATTCGTCAAATGCCAAAAGCTGTGGAACGGCAAATTGAATTTATTCCAGCATCGCCTACGGTAAAAATTTTGGGTGATAAAGACAAACTTAAACAAGTATTTATCAATATTGTTCGCAATGCTTGTGAAGCAGTTGCACCAGGAGATATTATTAAATGGACGATAGACTTTTCCCGTACAGGTAAAATTTGTATTAATGTTCTAAATGGCGGCGAACCAATTCCATCGGAAGTTATTGACAAGCTTGCTACGCCATTCTTCTCGACAAAACCTTGTGGTACTGGGCTAGGGCTTGCTATTACCAAACGCATCGTCAATGCTCATAATGGAGAACTATTAATCTCTTCTGACCTTTTAACAGGAACTACTGTGAGTGTTCAATTACCTGTAGTTAATAATCAGAACTTTTG
- a CDS encoding DMT family transporter, whose translation MTRPNRLPRLIPKTISGQTYLWLAMLIFAASNAVTRKLTEIGAQHFMGGRNPISLCNVLFVGNLCALILLILIYGRQWNKTTLKQLSKKDWVTLTAVAILSGAIAPGLFFQALALTGVNNIILIGRLEPPLTLALSIWLLGEGVHLWEIAGAIAAFVGVILTIILQPPQEAMMNMGGLSLGIGELLAIAGSVAISASTIIAKKYLSQIPVGIYSIFRTALGTVIFFFIALVLYGKDHFADVLSPFLWQWMFLYGGLIVVVGQSFWIKGLKSSTVSMASLIGSFSPIAGILAAYLILGEVPTLAQYIGGSLILVGIFLSHLGIRRKTHSRVASAKVNSMQAQQQVETNMGFKGI comes from the coding sequence GTGACTAGACCCAACAGACTACCTCGCCTAATTCCAAAAACAATTTCCGGACAAACATATCTCTGGCTAGCAATGCTCATTTTTGCAGCGTCTAATGCAGTCACCCGCAAGCTTACAGAAATTGGTGCCCAACATTTTATGGGTGGTCGCAATCCGATTTCTTTGTGTAATGTTTTGTTTGTAGGCAATCTGTGTGCCTTGATACTTTTAATTTTAATCTATGGGCGACAGTGGAACAAAACGACTTTGAAGCAGCTTTCCAAAAAGGATTGGGTCACTCTAACAGCAGTAGCTATTTTATCAGGAGCGATCGCCCCTGGCTTATTTTTCCAAGCACTGGCACTCACAGGGGTGAACAATATTATCTTGATTGGACGCTTAGAACCACCGCTAACTCTGGCTTTATCGATTTGGTTATTGGGTGAAGGGGTACATCTTTGGGAAATTGCAGGAGCGATCGCAGCCTTTGTTGGCGTTATCCTAACTATTATCCTCCAACCCCCACAGGAAGCGATGATGAATATGGGAGGTTTGAGTTTAGGTATCGGAGAACTTTTAGCAATAGCAGGATCGGTGGCCATATCTGCTTCTACGATTATTGCCAAGAAATACCTTTCGCAGATCCCAGTAGGAATCTATAGTATTTTTCGCACTGCACTAGGAACCGTAATCTTTTTCTTTATTGCTTTAGTCCTCTATGGCAAGGATCATTTTGCTGATGTCCTCTCACCATTTCTCTGGCAGTGGATGTTTTTATATGGTGGGTTGATTGTAGTAGTGGGTCAATCATTCTGGATTAAAGGCTTGAAAAGTTCCACTGTATCTATGGCTTCCTTAATTGGCTCATTTAGCCCAATTGCAGGCATCCTAGCAGCCTATCTAATTTTAGGTGAAGTTCCTACCTTAGCTCAATATATTGGCGGTAGCTTGATTTTAGTAGGCATATTTCTGAGCCACCTTGGCATTAGGCGTAAGACTCATAGCAGAGTTGCCTCTGCCAAGGTCAATTCTATGCAAGCACAACAACAGGTAGAAACTAATATGGGATTTAAGGGCATTTAA